In Francisella orientalis FNO12, the sequence AGAAGGATATGTCTGTTGTTTCAGGTGAAAAAGTAGATGTTGCAGTTGGTAACTGTATGCCTTTGAGAAATATTCCTCTAGGTACTGTTATTCATAATATCGAAATGAAGCCTAAAAAAGGTGCGCAAATGATTAGAAGTGCTGGTACTTTTGCTCAGTTGGTTGGTAAGGATAATGCTTACGCAATTATTCGTCTAAGATCAGGTGAGATGAGAAGAGTACTTTTAGATTGTAGAGCGGTTATTGGTGTTGTTTCTAATTCTGAGCACAACTTGAAGTCTTTAGGTAAAGCTGGTGCTAAGCGCTGGAGAGGTATAAGACCTACTGTTAGAGGTGTGGCTATGAACCCGGTAGATCATCCACATGGTGGTGGTGAGGGTCGTACATCTGGTGGTAGACATCCAGTTACACCATGGGGTATCCTAACTAAAGGTTATAAGACGCGTAAAAATAAGCGTTCTAATAAGTTGATTGTTCAAAAACGTAAGTAATTAGGGAGAAAGTTGTGCCTCGTTCATTAAAAAAAGGACCTTTTGTAGATCATCATCTTTTAAAGAAGGTTTTTGAAGCGCAAGAAAGTAATTCTAAAAAGCCAATCAAAACATGGTCAAGAAGATCATTGATTGTGCCAAATATGATAGGTTTAACTATAGCTGTACATAACGGTCAGCAGCATGTGCCTGTTCTTATGACTGAGGAAATGGTAGGTCATAAATTAGGTGAGTTTGCTGTTACTCGTAACTACCGTGGTCATGCAGCTGATAAAAAAGCTAAGAAGAAATAGTTGGGGTTAGGATACATGGAAGTACAAGCTAAATTAAAATTTGCAAGAATCTCAGCTCAAAAATGTAGATTGGTCGCTGATCAAATCAGGGGTTTACCTGTAGAAAAAGCTATTAATCTTTTGACTTTTAGCAATAAGAAAGCAGCAGTGTTATTTAAAGAGGTTTTAAGTTCAGCAATCGCTAATGCAGAGCATAATGATGGTATGGATGTCGATTCTTTATTTGTTTCAACTGTATTTGTTGACGAAGGTCCTACTATGAAGCGTTTTGAAGCTAGAGCAAAAGGTCGAGGTAATCGTATTTTAAAGAGAACTTCACATATTACCGTGAAAGTTGCTGAGAAAAATTAAGAGGTGTAGTAAAAATGGGTCAAAAAGTAAATCCTAATGGAATTCGATTAGGCATAGTAAAAGAGCATAATTCAACTTGGTATGCTGACTCTTCTGACTACGCTACTAAGCTTAATGAAGATATCAAGGTTAGAGAGTTTTTGCATAAAAAGCTTGCAGCAGCTGCAGTTAGTAAAATCCAGATTGAGAGACCTGCTCAAAATGCTAAGATTACAATTCATACAGCAAGACCTGGTATTGTAATTGGTAAGAAAGGTGAGGATGTTGAGAAGTTACGTGCTGATGTTAATAAGTTGATGGGTGTACCTGTTCAAATTAATATCGAAGAAGTGCGTAAGCCAGAAATCGATGCTAAGTTAGTGGCAGATAGCGTAGCTCAGCAGCTAGAAAAAAGAGTAATGTTCAGAAGAGCTATGAAAAAAGCTATGCAGGCTGCTATGAAATCTGGTGCTAAAGGTATCAAGATAATGGTAAGCGGCCGTTTAGGTGGTGCTGAGATTGCTCGTTCTGAGTGGGCTAGAGATGGTAGAGTTCCGCTACAAACTTTTAGAGCAGATGTGGATTATGCAACATCAAAAGCTTTAACTACTTATGGTATTATAGGTGTTAAAGTTTGGATCTATAAGGGTGAAGTTCTTCCTGGTCAAATGAATCAGAAAAATAATAAAAAAGGAGCTAAATAATGCTACAGCCTAAGCGTACAAAGTTTCGTAAACAGCAGAAGTTGCGTAATAGAGGCTTGGCTCACAGAGGTAACAAGGTAAGCTTTGGTGAGTTTGGTCTACAAGCGACATCTAGAGGTAGGATTACTGCTAGACAAATTGAGGCAGGAAGAAGAGCGATCAGCCGTCATATCAAGCGTGGTGGTAAAGTTTGGATTAGGATCTTCCCTGATAAGCCGATTACTCAAAAGCCTCTTGAAGTTCGTATGGGTAAAGGTAAGGGTTCAGTTGAATATTGGGTTGCTCAAATTCAGCCGGGTCGTGTACTATATGAAATTACTGGTGTAAAAGAAGAACTAGCGCGTGAAGCTTTTGCTAGAGCGGCAGCTAAAATGCCAGTGCAGACAACTTTTGTTGAAAAGCAGGTGATGTAATGAAAAGAAATGATACTTTAAAAGATTTTAGAGATAAAAGTATTGACCAATTACAAGAAGTGAAAATAGAGTTATTGCAACAGTTATTTTCTCTTCGTATGCAGAAGGGTACAGGGCAATTAAAGAAAAATCACTTGTTCAAAAGTGCTAAAAGAGATATTGCTCGTATAAATACAATAATATCAGAAAAGAATAAATAGGTGCCTTGAAGATGAGCGATAAAATTAGATTGTTAGAAGGTAAAGTTTCTAGCGTAGCTATGGATAAAACTGTAGTTGTAAAAGCTGAAAGATATGTTAAGCACCCTTTATATGGTAAGTTTGTTAAAAAAACAACAAAATACTATGTTCATGATGAAAATAATGAATGTAAAGAAGGTGATGTTATCAAATTCAAAGAAACTAGACCATATTCAAAAACTAAGAAATGGTGTCTAGTTGATATTATCAATAGAGAAAAATAATAAATTTGATTTTATTATAGTTTATTGGTATATTTATCGGACTGCAAAATACACAGCAGTCCTGTATAATAATAATTAAGGGTTATTTGTATGATTCAAATGCAAACAGAACTTCAAGTTGCTGATAATAGTGGCGCTAAGAGAGTTGAATGTATTAAAGTTTTGGGTGGTTCACACCGTAGATATGCATCTATAGGAGATGTTATAAAAGTTACTGTGAAAGAAGCTGCTCCAAGAGGTAAAGCTAAAAAAGGATCTGTATATAATGCTGTTGTTGTAAGAACTGCTAAAGGTGTGCGTAGAAAAGATGGTTCTAAAGTCAGATTCGATGATAATGCAGCTGTGCTTCTAAACAATAATGGTCAACCTATAGGAACTCGTATCTTTGGTCCTGTTACTAGAGAATTACGTACGGAAAAGTTCATGAAGATCGTATCTTTAGCACCAGAAGTACTATAGTCATATTTATTGAGGTGTAGATAATGAATAGATTAAAAAAAGGTGATGATGTAATAGTTATCGCTGGTAAAGATAAGGGTCGTAGAGGCGTTGTTAAGTCATTCGCTAAGGGCGGTTCTTTAGTTTTGGTGGAAGGTATTAATATTGTTAAAAAACATGTTAAGCCTAACCCTAATAGAGGTGTAGAAGGTGGGGTTGTTGAAAAAGAATTTCCTGTTGACGCTTCTAACGTTGCTATCTTTAACCCTGCTACTGAGAAAGCAGATAGAGTGGGTTATAAGTTTGTTGATGAGAAAAAGGTTCGCTACTTTAAATCTAATGGCGAACTTATAGACTTATAGGACTAAGTTTTTATGGCAAGATTAAAAGATTATTATCAAAAAGAGCTTGTAGCTAAGTTAAAGTCTGAGCTAAATCTAGATAATATAATGGAAGTGCCTTCTATTAAGAAAATTACTCTTAATATGGGTGTTGGTGATGCTGCGAAAGACAAAAAAATAATGACTTTTGCGTTAAATGATTTGACAGCTATTGCTGGTCAAAAACCAGTTGTTACTATGTCTAAGAAATCGATTGCTGGTTTCAAAATTCGTGACGGATGGCCGATAGGCGCTAAAGTTACTTTACGTGGTGAGCGTATGTACGAATTTTTAGATAGACTTATAACAATTGCTATTCCTAGAATTAGAGATTTTAGGGGTTTAAGTGCTAAATCCTTTGATGGAAGAGGCAATTATAGTCTAGGTATAAAAGAGCAAATCTCTTTTCCTGAAATTGATTATGACAAAATTGACTCTATCAGAGGTTTAGATATTTCGATAACTACTACAGCTAAAAATGATGATCAAGGAAGAGCTTTGCTTAAAGCATTTGGTTTTCCTTTTAAGTCTTAATTTAAATTGGGGTTTTAAATGGCAAAAAAATCAATGATTCAGAGAGAATTAAAGAGAGAAAAATTAGTAGCTAAATATGCTCAAAAAAGAGCTGAGCTTAAAGCTATTATTCTTGATATAAATTCTACTGAAGAACAAGTATGGGAAGCTCAAATTAAACTGCAAAAGTTACCGGTAAACTCTTCAGCTTCTAGAGTTCAAAGAAGATGTAAGGTTACAGGTAGACCACATGCTGTATACAGAAAGTTTGGCTTATGCCGTAATAAGCTTAGAGAGTATGCAATGGCAGGTGATGTTCCTGGTTTGAAAAAAGCTAGTTGGTAATAAGGAATTTAAGTTATGAGTATGCAAGATCCAATCGCGGATATGTTTACAAGAATTAGAAATGGTCTTTCTGCTGAGAAAGAGGTTATTTCTGTACCATTTTCTAAGATGAAAATGGAAATCGCGAACTTTTTAGTTAACGAAGGTTATATTAAAGGTTGTACAAAAGGTACAACTGCTGCTGATCATCCTTCAATTGAAATTAAGCTTAAGTATCATGCTGGCGCTCCTGTGATTGAAATGATAAAAAGAGTTTCTAGACCAAGTTTGAGAATTTATAAGTCTCATGAAGAACTACCAATAGTATATGGTGGTTTTGGTGTTGCTATCATTTCTACGTCTAAAGGTTTAGTCAGTGATAGAAAAGCAAGAGATCTTGGTGTTGGTGGTGAAATTATCGGCTACGTAGCTTAAGTTAGCAAGGAGATTTGATATGTCAAGAATAGGTAAAAAACCTGTTGCTATCCCAAGTGGCGTTACGATAAATGTTGCTGCTGGTAATCAGGTTGAAGTTAAGAGCACTAAAGCGACTTTAAATAAGACTTTTTCTATAGATGTAACTTTTAGTATTGAAGATGGAGTAGCAACTGTATCACCTAAGAATAATAGTAAGAATGCTATTGCTCAGTCTGGTACTGCAAGAGCTATACTTAACAATATGGTTGAGGGTGTAAGCAAGGGATTTGAAAGAAAGCTTAAGATTATAGGGGTTGGTTACCGTGCTAAAGCTCAAGGTAATGAACTTAATCTTACGCTAGGATTCTCACACCCAGTTGTTTATAATTTACCTCAGGGCATAACAGCTGAAACTCCAGCTCCTACAGAAATTATTCTAAAAGGTGCTGATAAAGAGGTTTTAGGTAAAGTAGCTTCTGAAATTAGAGAATATAGAAAACCTGAACCATATAAAGGTAAAGGTGTTCGTTATGAAGATGAATACGTAGCGAAAAAAGAAGCTAAGAAGAAGTAGTTAGGTAAGGGATAGTAAATTATGGATAAAAAAACAGCTCGTTTAAGTCGTAGTAAGCGTACTAGAATTAAACTAAAAGAGCTTGGTCATACTAGACTATGTGTTTATAGAACGCCTAGACATGTGTATGCTCAGGTAATATCTGGTGATGGTTCTACTGTATTAGCCGCGGCATCTACTGTAGAGAAAGATGTAAAAGCGAAGTGTAAATATACTGGGAATGTTAACTCTGCTGCAATCGTTGGTGAAATTATCGCTAATAGATGTAAAGAGAAGGGTATTTCTAAGGTTGCTTTTGATAGATCTGGATATAAGTATCATGGACGTGTTAAAGCTTTAGCAGAAGCTGCTAGAGAGCATGGTCTTCAGTTTTAATAAATAAAATATGGATGATTATTCATTATGTCTAATGAAGTGAAAAAAAACGAGGAACTGATTGAAAAGTTAGTTAGTGTTAAAAGACACTCTAAGACAGTTAAGGGTGGTAGAATTATGAGCTTTGCCGCATTGACTGTTGTAGGTGATGGTAAAGGTAGAATTGGTGTGGGTAGAGGTAAGTCGAGAGAAGTACCTGCTGCTATCCAAAAGGCTATGGAAAACGCTAAAAAGAACATGGTATCAGTTAACTTAAATAATGATACGTTATGGTACCCTGTAATGTCTAACCATGGTGCTTCAAAAGTATTTATGCAGCCAGCTTCTGCTGGTACTGGTATTATTGCTGGTGGTGCTATGCGTTCAGTTTTTGAAGCTGTTGGTGTACACAACGTTTTAGCAAAAACATACGGCTCAACTAATCCAGCTAATGTTGTAAGAGCAACAATTGCAGGTTTAGCAAAAATTAAATCACCAGAAGAGATCGCTGATAAAAGAGGTCTATCTGTTGAAGAGATTCAGGGGTAATTAGAAATGACTCAAGCTAAAACATTTAAAGTTACTTTAGTAAAAAGCCTAATTGGTCGTAAAGAAAACCATATAGCATCAGCTAGAGGTTTAGGCCTAAGAAAAATAAACCACACTGTTGAAGTATTAGATACTCCAGAGAATCGTGGTATGGCAAGCAAAATATATTATATGGTTAAGATAGAGGGCTAGTATAAATATGAAATTAAATACAATTGCTCCTGCTGCTGGCTCTAAAAATGCTCCTAAAAGACTAGGGCGTGGTATTGGAAGTGGTTTAGGTAAAACTTCTGGTAAAGGCCATAAAGGTCAAAAAGCTCGTTCAGGTGGCTATCATAAAGTAGGTTTTGAAGGCGGTCAGATGCCTATACAAAGAAGATTGCCAAAATTTGGTTTTACTTCCGCGTCTAAAAGATTTGTTGCTGAAATTAGGTTGCATGAATTAAATAATGTAGCTCTTGAAGAAGTAACATTAGATAGTTTAAAAGATTCTACTCTTATAAGAAAAGATATCAAATCAGTAAAAATAATAGTTAGTGGAGAAATCCAAAAAGCGGTTAGCCTTAAGGGTATAGCTTTCACTAAAGGTGCTAAAGAAGCTATTGAAAAAGCTGGTGGTAAGGTAGAGTAAGATTTAAGATATGTCAAAGTATAATAGTGCTTCTGGTACAACAGGTGAATTGAAATCAAGACTAATTTTTGTAGTTATTGCGATATTAGTATTTAGATTGGGTGTATATATTCCTATACCTAATATTGATCCTACTAAATTAGTTGAGATTATATCAAATCAACACTCATCAACAGGTGGCTTGATGAGTATGTTTAATATGTTCTCTGGAGGTGCTCTTACTCAAATGAGTATTTTTGCTTTGGGTGTGATGCCTTATATTTTGGCATCTATTATTTTTCAGATGCTTTCTGCTGTATATCCTAAGTTTATAGAGCTGAAAAAAGAAGGCGAATCTGGTCAAAAGAAAATAACTCAATATACAAGATACTTAACTCTTGCTTTGGCTATAGTACAATCATTTGGTATTGTTGCGTTTGTATTGCATCAGGATGGTTTGGTTACCACAAACAATATGGGGTTATTTTATTTAACTACTATTGTTTCAGTAACTACAGGTAGTATGTTTTTGATGTGGTTAGGTGAGCAAATTACAGAAAGAGGTGTAGGTAATGGAATATCACTACTAATCTTCTCTGGTATTGTTGCGAACTTACCATTTGAGATCTCTAATACGCTATCACAGGCCAACCAACATGTAATATCTTACTTATCTGTTTGGGTTCTATTGATACTTCTTTTGCTAGTAATTGCTTTTGTGGTATTTATGGAAAGTGCTCAAAGAAAAATTACAGTAAACTATGCTAAGAGACAGCAGGGCAGAAAAATGTTTGCTGCTCAAACTAGTCATTTGCCATTGAAACTAAACATGGCAGGTGTGATCCCAGCAATTTTTGCATCATCTATACTTATGGTGCCTGGTGTATTGCTTGGTTGGTTGTCTAACTATAATTCACTTGATTGGTTTGCTGATGTTGCAGAACTATTACAGCCTGGTAGTATTGTATATACTGTAGTATTCGCTGCGACAATTATTTTCTTTTGTTTCTTCTATACTTCATTGGTTTTTAATCCAAAAGAAACAGCAGATAATCTTAAAAAATCTGGTGCTTACATTTCTGGTGTGAGACCTGGTGAGCAAACAGCTAAGTATATTGATACAGTTATGACTAGACTAACTTTGGTTGGTTCACTGTACATCACAGCAATATGTTTATTGCCAATTTTTGTGGTTAAGTTCTTTGCTCAAGGACTATCATTTACATTTGGCGGTACTTCTTTACTAATTGTAGTAGTTGTAATGATGGACTTTATGGCTCAGGTTAGATCTCATATGATGTCAACACAGTATGATTCTTTACTAAAGAAAGCAAATCTTAGTGGTAAGAGAAAATAGAGAAATATTTTTGGAGAAATATAATGAAAGTTAGAGCTTCAGTTAAAAAAATGTGTAGAAACTGTAAAGTTATCAAACGTAATAGAGTTGTTCGTGTGATATGTACAGACCTTAGACATAAGCAAAGACAAGGTTAATCGATCAAGCAAATTAAATAAAGCTTGATTATTTGTTTTTAAAAAGCTATCCTAGCAAGTTACAAAATGCAACAGATGGCAACTAAATTAAGAATAATTATTAGGAGTGAAGTAGAGATGGCTCGTATAGCTGGTGTTAATATTCCTGTTCATAAACATACAGTGATAGGATTAACTACAATTTATGGAATAGGTAAAACAAGAGCGCAACAAATTTGCCAATCTTGCAAAGTAGATCCAACTGTTAAGATTAAAGATTTATCTGAAGAACTGATTGAAACTTTAAGAACAGAAGTTGCTAAGTTTACGGTAGAAGGCGATTTACGCCGTGAAGTTTCTATGGACATAAAAAGACTTATGGACTTAGGTTGCTTCATAGGTAGAAGACATCGTCGTAGCCTTCCTGTAAGAGGACAAAGAACGAAGACTAATGCACGTACTCGTAAGGGTCCAAGAAAGCCAATAAAGGCGTAATACAATTATAACTATAAAGATTAAAGGGTAGATTATATGGCTAAGTCTGTTAGATCATCAAAGAAAAAAGTAAAAAGAGTAGTGACTGATGCAGTTGCTCATATTTACTCATCTTTTAATAACACTATAGTAACTATTACTGATAGACAAGGTAATGCTTTATCTTGGGCTACTTCTGGTGGTAGTGGCTTTAGAGGTTCAAGAAAAAGTACACCTTTCGCTGCTCAGGTAGCTGCTGAAAGAGCCGCTGATATGGCTCTTGAGTACGGTGTAAAAAACGTAGATGTTTTAGTAAAAGGACCTGGTTCAGGTAGAGATTCTGCTGTTAGAGCTTTAAATGCTAAAAACTTAAAAGTAACAAGCATAACAGATGTGACTCCATTACCTCATAATGGTTGTCGTCCTCCTAAGAAACGTCGTGTTTAATATTTTAAAGGGAAATTAATAATGGCTAGATATCTAGGACCAAAATGTAAACTTTCTAGAAGAGAAGGTACAGACTTATTTTTAAAAAGTGGCGTAAAAGCTAACGACGAAAAATGTAAAATGAATACTGCACCAGGTCAACATGGAGCAAGAAGAGCGCGCCTATCTGACTATGGTTTACAGTTAAGAGAAAAGCAAAAAGTTCGTCGTATGTACGGTGTTTTAGAAGGTCAATTCAAAAAATACTATGTTGAAGCTAATAGAAGAAAAGGTAACACTGGTGCTACTTTGTTAGAAATATTAGAATCAAGGTTAGACAATGTTATTTATAGAATGGGCTTTGCTGCTACACGTGCTGAAGCTAGACAGCTTGTTGTGCATAAAGGTATTTTAGTTAATGGACATACTTGTAATGTTCCCTCAGCTCAAGTTAAAGCTGGTGATGTAGTTGCTGTTAGAGAAAAAGCTAAAAAGCAGTTAAGAATTCAAAATGCTGTTGAGCTTGCTAAGCATAGAAAAGAACTTTCTTGGATTGATGTTAATACTGATTCTTTAGAAGGTACTATGAAGTCTTCACCAGACAGATCAGAATTATCTGCAGACATAAATGAACAGTTAATCATCGAGCTTTACTCTAAGTGATATTTTATTATTTTTTTAAAGACTCGTATATAGCCTTATTTCAAGGAGATTTTTTTAGTGAGTAATAATAATTCAAATCAGGAATTTGTACCTAATATACAGCTTAAAGAAGAGTTAGGGGCTTTTGGATATAAAATTCAAGTTTCTCCTGTAGAAAAAGGTATGGCTCATATCCTTGGTAACTCTATTAGAAGATTTTTATTATCTTCATTGTCAGGTGCTTCTATTATTAAAGTCAATATTAGTGGTGTTCTACATGAATACTCGACTTTAGAAGATGTTAAAGAAGACGTTGTTGAGATTGTTTCTAATCTGAAGAAGGTTGCAATAAAACTTGATAAAAATGTATCAAAAGTAGAATTAGAGCTATCAGTAACTAAGTCTGGTGTTGTGACTGCTGGCGATTTCAAAACTACTCAAGGTATTGAAATAATTAACAAGGATCAACCTATTGCTACTCTAACTAATGAAAGAGAATTCAGCTTAGTAGCTACCGTCAGTGTAGGTAGAAATGTTGGAATCCTTTCAGCATTACCAACCGAACTTGAAAAAGTTGGAGATATAGCAGTTGATGCTGATTTTAATCCGATAAAAAGAGTTGCTTTTGAAATCTTTGATAATGGTGCTAGTGAGACTCTAGAAGTATTTGTGAAAACAAATGGTACTATTGAGTCACTAGCAGCTGTTACAAAAGCTCTTAAGTATTTCTGTGAGCAGATATCGGTATTTGTATCTCTTAGAGTACCTAGCAATGGTAAAACTGGAGATGCTTTATTAGATTCTAATATTGATCCTATATTGCTTAAACCAATTGATGACCTAGAGTTAACTGTTAGATCATCTAATTGTTTGAGAGCAGAAAATATCAAGTATTTAGGTGACTTAGTACAGTATTCAGAATCACAGCTTATAAAGATACCTAATTTAGGTAAAAAATCTCTAAATGAGATCAAGCAAATATTAATAGATAACAACTTATCTCTAGGTGTTCAAATTGATAATTTTAGAGAATTAGTTGAAGGAAAATAAACATATATAGTAATCATATAATATTAACTATAAAGGAGTAATTACTATGAGACATCTTAAAAAAGGTAGTAAATTCGGCAGAACTAGTAGTCATAGAAAAGCTATGTTTAAGAACATGTCAGCATCTTTGATTAATCATGAGCTTATTAAAACTACTTTACCAAAAGCTAAAGAGTTAAGAACTATAGTTGAGCCTCTAGTAACATTAGCTAAAAGAGAATATAAATTAAGAAATGAATTAGATGTTAATTCTAATGAGTTTAAAGCACAATCAGTTGCTCTTAGAAGACAAGCTTTCGACTTCTTAAGAAATAAAGCTGCTGTAATTAAGCTTTTTGAAGAGTTTGGTGCTCGTTATGCTAAAAGAGCAGGTGGTTATACTAGAATTCTTAAGTGTGGTTATAGATTCGGTGATAAAGCTCCTATGGCTTTCATTGAATTGGTTGATAGACCTCAAGTTGAAGAATCAGCTGACGAAGAATAATAATCCCTTTTCTATATTTATCTTTAACAAATATTTCTATTTTAAATTTAACCTATACTTATAAATTTTGCTAAACTCTTAATAAAAGAGTTATGAAAAATTATCATATGTTACAAAAAATTTATCAGAGTATAATAATTGTTCTTGTTATTATAGATTCTTTTACTTTAATTGCTCAGATCGATTAAGGTGATATTGATTATCTAAATTATATTAATATAACTTTCTCAGCTATATTTTCTATTGAGTATATTGTTAGATTAATTATTGCTCGTAGAAAACTAGTTTTTATTTTCGGCTTTTATAATGTTATTGATTTTATAGCTATATTTTTACCATTAATATTATCATTGTTTGGTATTAATTCTCATGAGTTAATAGTTTTGAGGTTACAAAGAGTATTCAAAATTTTCCAGAATACAGCAATTATGAATAGATTAATTAATGTATTTAAAAAAATCTATCTCAAGTTATTGGTATCATACTGCTTAATTTTTGTAATATTGATAATATCTTGTATCTGGATGTTTTATGCTGAGCATGATGCTCAACCTCAGGTTTTTTCATCTATATCCAATACTTTGTGGTGGGGTGTTATTACTCTTACTACGGTAGGTTATGGAGATATGTTTCCTATCACACTTTTAGGCAGGTTAATAGCAGTAATAGTTTCTATGTTGGGAATTGGCGTTTTCGCTATCCCAAGTAGTTTGATTGGGGGCGCTTTTATTGACGAAATACATTAAGAAAGAGAATTAGCTGCTAAAAATAAACGAAAAGTATAATAATTATCTAAAAAGCATTTTTTATATACTAAAAAGTCTTGAAAAAATAGTAATAACTCTCATATACATATTTGTCATAAAGTTATTTGAAAAGTATAACAAAAGAGGGTTCTATAAATGTCAGAGAAAAAATATACATTTGAAACAGAAGTTGATAAGTTGCTTCATCTTGTGATCCATTCATTATATTCAAATCGAGAAATCTTCTTAAGGGAGCTTGTATCTAATAGCTCTGATGCTATCGAGAAGTTAAGATATGAAAGTATCTCAAATGCAGCTTTGAATGAAGATGATAATGATTATGCTATCAGAATTGATTTTGATAAAGATGCAAAAACAATTACTGTTAGTGATAATGGTATTGGTATGACTGAAGAAGAAGTTATTGAGAACCTTGGTACAATCGCAAAATCAGGTACTAAGAAGTTTTTAGAAAGCTTAACTGGTGATAAAAGTAAAGATAATGACTTAATTGGTCAGTTTGGTGTTGGTTTTTATTCATCATTTATCGTTGCTGATAAAGTTACAGTTAGAACTAGAAAAGCAGGTCAAGATAAATCTCAAGCTACTAAATGGGTTTCAGATGCTCAAAATGGCTTCACAGTTGAGACTATTACAAAAGAGAAGCGTGGTACAGAGATTACTCTTCATATTAAAGAAGAGCACTTAGATTTACTTGAGTTTCATTTGCTTAAAGGTCTGGTTAATAAGTATTCAGATTGTATCAATACTCCGATTCAAATGAAAAAAGTTGAGCACGATAAAGATGGTAAAGAAACTATCAAAGATGGGTATGAGACAATAAACAATACTAAGGCTATTTGGTTAAGATTAAAAGAAGAAGTAACTGATGAAGAGTATCAAGAGTTTTATAAATATATTTCTCATGATTTTGCAAATGCTTCAATGTGGATACATAACAAAGTAGAAGGTAATCTTGAGTATAATAGCTTGTTGTATATTCCTGAG encodes:
- the rplF gene encoding 50S ribosomal protein L6 — encoded protein: MSRIGKKPVAIPSGVTINVAAGNQVEVKSTKATLNKTFSIDVTFSIEDGVATVSPKNNSKNAIAQSGTARAILNNMVEGVSKGFERKLKIIGVGYRAKAQGNELNLTLGFSHPVVYNLPQGITAETPAPTEIILKGADKEVLGKVASEIREYRKPEPYKGKGVRYEDEYVAKKEAKKK
- the rpsC gene encoding 30S ribosomal protein S3 gives rise to the protein MGQKVNPNGIRLGIVKEHNSTWYADSSDYATKLNEDIKVREFLHKKLAAAAVSKIQIERPAQNAKITIHTARPGIVIGKKGEDVEKLRADVNKLMGVPVQINIEEVRKPEIDAKLVADSVAQQLEKRVMFRRAMKKAMQAAMKSGAKGIKIMVSGRLGGAEIARSEWARDGRVPLQTFRADVDYATSKALTTYGIIGVKVWIYKGEVLPGQMNQKNNKKGAK
- the rpsN gene encoding 30S ribosomal protein S14; this translates as MAKKSMIQRELKREKLVAKYAQKRAELKAIILDINSTEEQVWEAQIKLQKLPVNSSASRVQRRCKVTGRPHAVYRKFGLCRNKLREYAMAGDVPGLKKASW
- the rpsQ gene encoding 30S ribosomal protein S17 → MSDKIRLLEGKVSSVAMDKTVVVKAERYVKHPLYGKFVKKTTKYYVHDENNECKEGDVIKFKETRPYSKTKKWCLVDIINREK
- the rplP gene encoding 50S ribosomal protein L16, with product MLQPKRTKFRKQQKLRNRGLAHRGNKVSFGEFGLQATSRGRITARQIEAGRRAISRHIKRGGKVWIRIFPDKPITQKPLEVRMGKGKGSVEYWVAQIQPGRVLYEITGVKEELAREAFARAAAKMPVQTTFVEKQVM
- the rplX gene encoding 50S ribosomal protein L24, with the protein product MNRLKKGDDVIVIAGKDKGRRGVVKSFAKGGSLVLVEGINIVKKHVKPNPNRGVEGGVVEKEFPVDASNVAIFNPATEKADRVGYKFVDEKKVRYFKSNGELIDL
- the rplE gene encoding 50S ribosomal protein L5, whose translation is MARLKDYYQKELVAKLKSELNLDNIMEVPSIKKITLNMGVGDAAKDKKIMTFALNDLTAIAGQKPVVTMSKKSIAGFKIRDGWPIGAKVTLRGERMYEFLDRLITIAIPRIRDFRGLSAKSFDGRGNYSLGIKEQISFPEIDYDKIDSIRGLDISITTTAKNDDQGRALLKAFGFPFKS
- the rpsH gene encoding 30S ribosomal protein S8 codes for the protein MSMQDPIADMFTRIRNGLSAEKEVISVPFSKMKMEIANFLVNEGYIKGCTKGTTAADHPSIEIKLKYHAGAPVIEMIKRVSRPSLRIYKSHEELPIVYGGFGVAIISTSKGLVSDRKARDLGVGGEIIGYVA
- the rplB gene encoding 50S ribosomal protein L2 produces the protein MIEIKKAKPTSPGRRHVVSVKNTELHTGKPFKGLVEVKKSKAGRNNTGRITVRHQGGGHKQYYRIVDFKRNKDDIVAKVERIEYDPNRSANIALVLYADGERRYIIAPKGLKKDMSVVSGEKVDVAVGNCMPLRNIPLGTVIHNIEMKPKKGAQMIRSAGTFAQLVGKDNAYAIIRLRSGEMRRVLLDCRAVIGVVSNSEHNLKSLGKAGAKRWRGIRPTVRGVAMNPVDHPHGGGEGRTSGGRHPVTPWGILTKGYKTRKNKRSNKLIVQKRK
- the rpmC gene encoding 50S ribosomal protein L29, with product MKRNDTLKDFRDKSIDQLQEVKIELLQQLFSLRMQKGTGQLKKNHLFKSAKRDIARINTIISEKNK
- the rplN gene encoding 50S ribosomal protein L14, with the translated sequence MIQMQTELQVADNSGAKRVECIKVLGGSHRRYASIGDVIKVTVKEAAPRGKAKKGSVYNAVVVRTAKGVRRKDGSKVRFDDNAAVLLNNNGQPIGTRIFGPVTRELRTEKFMKIVSLAPEVL
- the rplR gene encoding 50S ribosomal protein L18 is translated as MDKKTARLSRSKRTRIKLKELGHTRLCVYRTPRHVYAQVISGDGSTVLAAASTVEKDVKAKCKYTGNVNSAAIVGEIIANRCKEKGISKVAFDRSGYKYHGRVKALAEAAREHGLQF
- the rpsS gene encoding 30S ribosomal protein S19 — protein: MPRSLKKGPFVDHHLLKKVFEAQESNSKKPIKTWSRRSLIVPNMIGLTIAVHNGQQHVPVLMTEEMVGHKLGEFAVTRNYRGHAADKKAKKK
- the rplV gene encoding 50S ribosomal protein L22; this translates as MEVQAKLKFARISAQKCRLVADQIRGLPVEKAINLLTFSNKKAAVLFKEVLSSAIANAEHNDGMDVDSLFVSTVFVDEGPTMKRFEARAKGRGNRILKRTSHITVKVAEKN